The Amycolatopsis tolypomycina genomic interval GCGAGTCCTGGTCCAGCCGCACGCCCAGCTGGGCGAGGGACAGCTCGAACACCGTGCCCGGCTCCGGCCCGACGCGCAGGCGGGCCGAACCACCACCCGCGTCGGTGAGCAGCACCACCGGCGTTCCGCCGACCGTCACCGCCGCGAGCTGGCGGCATGGGCCGCCGCCGCAGGTCACCGCGGGTGACACCGGCGCGGCGGCCGGTTCGGCCGGTCCGGTGGCCGCCTCGGGCCGCGGCCGCAGCACGAACACCGCGCCGATCGCGCCGATCGTGACCACCGCGGCCAGCACCGCGGTGAGCAGCGCCGACCGAGGCGTCCGCGCTGCCGTAGTCCGCATAAGACAGAGCGTAAGCCGCTTCGCGGCCGGCTGCGGGCAGCGCCCCGTCGCGATGTGGTGGGTTCAACCCGACGGGGTCACGGGTAGCGGAACGTGTCCGTCTATGTTGTCCGGGTGACGAACCCGAACCTCCCGCCCGCCCTGTACCTCCCGACCGGCCCGGTCAGCGCCGAGACCGAAGGCGCGTCGATCGAGCTGCGCCGCACGCCCGACGGCCGCACCGCGCTGGTCGCCTTCACCGCGCTCGACCGGCTGATCGACTGCTGCGGCGAGCACCAGCCGTGGGTGCTGGTGAACACCGAGCACCTGCCGAAGGTCCACAAGGCGAACCCGTACGACGTGATCGTGCTCGACTCGCCGCTGCCCGAGGAGCTCCGGCACCACGTCTGAGCGTGGTTCACCTCTCACTCAAGAGACTCGCGACGTCATATCCGTAGACTTCCCTGATGCCGCGTGGGCGGTCAGCAATGCAGCTGTCGGACGCAGGAGGTGCGGGGTGGCCGAGCAGGTCGGCGAAACCACGGGTGGTCCGGTGACCAAGATCCTGGTCGCCAACCGTGGCGAAATCGCGGTACGCGTCATCAGAGCCGCGAAGGACGCTGGCCTGGCCAGTGTCGCGGTGTACGCCGACCCGGACCGAGACGCGCCACACGTCCGCCTGGCCGACGAGGCCTTCGCGCTCGGCGGCACCACCGCTGCCGAGAGCTACCTCAACTTCGACAAGATCCTCGACGCCGCCAAGCGGTCGGGCGCCGACTCGGTGCACCCGGGCTACGGCTTCCTCTCCGAGAACGCGGACTTCGCCCAGGCCGTCCTCGACGCCGCGCTGACTTGGATCGGGCCGAGCCCGCAGGCCATCCGCGACCTCGGCGACAAGGTCACCGCGCGCCACATCGCCATGCGCGCCGGCGCACCGCTGGTGCCGGGCACGAAGGAGCCGGTCAAGGACGCCACCGAGATCGTCGCGTTCGCCGACGAGCACGGCCTGCCGGTGGCCATCAAGGCCGCGTTCGGCGGCGGTGGGCGCGGCCTCAAGGTCGCCCGCACCCGCGAGGAGATCCCGGAGCTGTTCGAGTCGGCCACGCGCGAGGCGGTCGCCGCGTTCGGCCGCGGCGAATGCTTCGTCGAGCGGTACCTGGACAAGCCGCGGCACGTCGAGGCCCAGGTGCTGGCCGACATGCACGGCAACGCGATCGTCGTCGGCACCCGCGACTGCTCGCTGCAGCGGCGGCACCAGAAGCTCGTCGAGGAGGCGCCCGCGCCGTTCCTGAGCGACGAGCAGCGCAAGCGCATCCACGAGTCGGCGAAGGCGATCTGCAAGGAAGCCGGGTACTACGGCGCCGGCACGGTCGAGTACCTCGTCGCCGTCGACGGCACGATCTCGTTCCTCGAGGTCAACACCCGGCTGCAGGTCGAGCACCCGGTGTCGGAGGAAACCACCGGCCTCGACCTCGTCCGCGAGATGTTCCGCATCGCGCGCGGCGAGCCGCTGCGGATCACCTCCGACCCCGAGCCGCGCGGCCACTCCATCGAGTTCCGCATCAACGGCGAGGACGCCGGCCGCGGCTTCCTGCCCGCGCCGGGCACGGTGACGAAGTTCGTCGCGCCGAGCGGCCCGGGCGTGCGCGTCGACTCCGGTGTCGAGTCCGGCAGCGTGATCGGCGGGCAGTTCGACTCGATGCTGGCCAAGCTGATCGTCACCGGCTCGGACCGCAACAACGCACTGGAGCGCAGCCGCCGCGCGCTCGACGAGATGGTCGTCGAGGGCATGGCGACGGTGCTGCCGTTCGACCGCGTGATCGTCAACGACCCGGCGTTCATCGGCGACGAAACCGGCTTCAGCGTGCACACGCGCTGGATCGAGACGGAGTTCGACAACAAGATCGAGCCGTTCGTGGCGCCGGACGTCGAGGCCGCCGAAGAGGAACCGCGGCAGAACGTCGTGGTCGAGGTCGGCGGGCGCCGGCTCGAGGTGTCGCTGCCGGGCGGGTTCGCGCTCGAAGGCGGCGGCGGGGGCGGCACCGCCGTCAAGGCGAAGCCGCGCAAGCGCGCCGGCGGCACCAAGGCGGCGGTCAGCGGCGACGCCGTCACGGCGCCGATGCAGGGCACGATCGTGAAGGTGGCCGTCGAAGAGGGCCAGACGGTCGAAGCCGGTGAGCTGATCGTCGTCCTCGAGGCGATGAAGATGGAGAACCCGGTCACCGCGCACAAAGCGGGCACCGTCACCGGGCTTTCGGTCGAGGTCGGCGCCGCCGTGACGCAGGGCACACAGCTGCTGGAGATCAAGTAGCACGGTTCGTTACGGATGTCGTGGTGGGCCGCCCCCGAGGCGGCCTACCATCGACTACGTGACCGAAGTCCCGTCTCCGCAGCTGCGGATCAGCGACCAGAACCGTGAGTCCGCGCTGTCCGCCCTCGGGGAGCACATGACCGCGGGACGGCTCGACATCGACGAGTACGGCGAGCGCTCGGCCCGGATCACCGCGGCCAAGACCCGCGGCGAGCTCGGCGAGATCTTCGCGGACCTGCCGGCGCCGCACCCGGCGTACGAAGACGTCCCCCAGGCCGTCGCGGCGCCTGAGCCGGCTGCGCCCGCGCCCCGGCCGTCGGGGACTCCCGAAAACTGGTCGCCGCCGCAGCGGTTCGTCGCCGCGATCTTTCCGCTGACCCTCATCGCCGCGATTGCGTTGATCGCCACCGGCACGGTCGGGTGGGCGATCATCTTCCTGCCGATCGGTGTCGGCGTCTTCGGCAAGGCGATGTGGGGGCACGGCTGGAACCACGACCAGCGCCACCGCGACCGCCACGAGCGGCACGTGCGCGACCGGCAACGCCGCCGCGAGCTGCGCGACTCCTACCGGCGCGAGCTGGGTCGCTGATCCGGCCGTGGGCGACATGCGGTTGAGCGACGCCGAACGCCAGGACGCCCTGGACGTTCTCGAAGAGCACGTCCGCACCGGACGGCTCGACATCGACGAGTACGGCGCCCGGACCGCGAAGGTCACCGCGGCCAAGCGGGTCAGCGAGCTCATCCCACTGTTCGACGACCTGCCCTCGCCCCGCCCGAGCGCGTTGCTGAACGGCGCGGCCGCTCCCGGCGTGCCGGTGATGTCCGGCGAGAGCCCGCTGGCCGGCTTCCTGACCCGCAGCGCGGTGCCGATCGCGATCGTGCTGGCGATCGTCGTGCTCATCCTGTCGCGGGGCCGGTTGCTGATCATCTCGGTGGCTTTGCCGCTGGTGGTCGCGGCGATCGCGGGGATGCGCCGCCGCCGATCCTGATCGCTCCTTTCCCCGGGGCAACCTGCTGCCGCGGTCAAGCGTGGTGATCACGCAGGTCGGGGGAAAGGGAGGGATCCATGAACAAGATGTGGGCGCGATCGGGGGTGCTCGCCACCGTGGCGATCGCCGTCGCGGCCTTGGCGGCGGTGCCGGCGCAGGCCGCGCAGCTGAGCTGGCAGCCGGCGGTGCTGCCGTTGCCCGCCGGAGCCGACCCCGCCGGGCACGGTTTCCTGAAGGCTTCGAACGGCCGCGGCGAGTACACGGGGTCGTTCATCGTCGACGGCAAGCTGCAGGTCGTGAGCTGGCGCGGCGGAAAGCCGGTGCTGCGCGGCGTTCCGGACGGCTTCGAATGGGCGATGGCCGAAGACGAGAACGGCGCCGGCACCGTCGTCGGCACGGCGATCGACTACGACACCGGTGCCTTCCGGTCGTTCGTGCTGGACGCGACCGGGTTCCACCTCCGCGAGACCCCGGCGGGCTACCGGGAGGCCCAGACGACGGCCGTCAACGCCCGCGGCGACGTGCTGGGCCAGGTCTTCGGCGAGGACCCGGCGCGGAACGGCGCGATCGTGTGGCCGGCGGACGGCGGCGCGCCGGTGATCATCCCGGCGACGCACCAGTACGAGATCCCGCTGAACATCGACGACGACGGGACCGTCCTGTTCTCCTCCTACGAGTCGGGGCTGTTGTGGAAGGACGGCAGCTACCGGGAGCTCACCGCACCGGGGTTCCGGTACACGAGCGGATCGGCGATCCGCAACGGCGTCGTCGTCGGCTCGGCCTCGGACGGCACGGTCGCGGGTTCCCGGGCCATGCGCTGGAACTCCGCGGGGGTGGCCACCGTCCTGCCCGGCGGCGACGCCGCGTATGCGCTGAACCGCGCGGGGCTGACCTACGGGACGGCTCCGGTACCGGGCTCGTTCCGCGGGACGCCGACCACGTGGTTCGGCACCACCCCGAGCGGCGACCTGCGGCAGCCCGGCAGCTATCCGAGCTACCAGGCGAGCCAGGTGACCGACAACGGAACGTTCGCCGGCATCGCGTCGAACGGCCCGCTCGACGAGGGCGGCGTGCCGGTGGTCTGGCGCCTGGCGGGGTGAGCGGCCCTTGATCGCCGGGCCGGGGGCGGCGTGCTCCCGGCCTGGCTAGGCTGGGCGGAGTGGAACCGGTGGAGATCAACGCGGGCACGTACTACCTGCGCCAGCTGCGTGCCGACCGGCACATCGACGACCGCCCGCTGCTGATGGAGGCGTTCGCCGACCCGACGCACCGCAAGTACGTGCTGAACTACCGCTTGCGCACGTTGGACGAGGCCACGGAGTACGTGGCGTTGCGGGCGGCCCAGTGGGCGGGCGACGAGCGCTGTTCCTGGGCGATCGCGGAGCCGACGTCGGGCCGGCTCCTGGGCGAGGTAGGCCTGCGCGAGCTGAACCTGGACGCGTCGTACGCGGAGGCGACGATCTGGGTCCACCCGGCCGAGCGAGGCAAGGGCATCGCGACAACGGCGTTGAACGCGGCACTGCGCTTCGGCTTCGGCGGCCTGGGGCTGACCGAGGTGAGCTACCGCTACGAGGAGAGCAACGCGGCGTCGGCGATCGTGGCGGAGCGCTGCGGGTTCACGCTGGTCGGCCCGGAGGCGGAGCGGGCGCCGACGGGTGAGCGGCTGATCCGCTGGCACCGCACGTCCTGAGCGCCACCCGGCCCGCCGCCGGAGCTCAGCTCACCGGCTCCACGATGCCCGCCCGCGCCTCCGGGGCCGCCGACCTCAGTGCGTCGGCCGCCTCGTCGCTCGGCTGGGACTGGGACTTGCGTTCCGCCTCCACCCGGGCCCGGTAGACCTCGATCTCGTGCTTCACGGTTTCGGGTGACCAGCCGAGGACCTCGCCCACCAACGTCGCCACCTGCTCGGCGCAGTCCACGCCCCGGTGGGCGTACTCGATCGAGATGCGCGTGCGGCGGGCCAGGACGTCCTCCAGGTGCAGCGCCCCTTCGTGCGAAGCCGCGTACACCACCTCGACGCCCAGGTAGTCCGGCGCGTGCTCGATCGGCTTCAGCAGCTCCGGGCGGCCCTCCGCCGAGGCCAGGACCTCGTGGACCAGCGAGCCGTAGCGGTCGAGCAGGTGCCGCACCCGGTAGGGGTGCAGGCCGTGCTCCGCCGCCAGGTGGTCGGCCTGGTTGACCAGCGCGTGGTAGCCGTCCGCGCCCAGCAGGGGGACCTTGTCCGTGATCGACGGCTGCGAGCGGCCCGGCAGGTCCACCGCCGCCGCGTCGACGGCGTCCGCCGCCATCACCCGGTACGTCGTGTACTTGCCGCCCGCGATCGCCACCAGGCCCGGGGCCACCCGCGCCACCGCGTGCTCGCGGGACAGCTTCGACGTCTCTTCGCTCTCCCCCGCCAGCAGCGGGCGAAGGCCGGCGTACACGCCTTCGATGTCGTCGTGCGTCAACGGCGTCGCCAAGACCGTGTTGACGTGCTCGAGGATGTAGTCGATGTCGTGCTTCGTCGCCGCCGGGTGGGCGAGGTCGAGGTTCCAGTCGGTGTCCGTCGTGCCGACGATCCAGTGGTTGCGCCACGGGATCACGAACAGCACCGACTTCTCCGTGCGCAGGATCATCCCCGACTCCGAGACGATCCGGTCACGCGCGACGACGATGTGCACGCCCTTGCTCGCGCGCACCCGGAACCGCCCGCGGCCGCCCGAGAGGCGCTGCAGCTCGTCGGTCCAGACGCCGGTGCAGTTGATCACCGCGGCGGCCGAAATCTCCGTTTCGCGCCCGTCCTCGACGTCGCGCACGCGCACACCGGACACCCGGTCGGCTTCGCGCAGGAACCCGACGACCTGGGTCGAGGTCCGCACGACCGCGCCGTAGTGCGCCGCCGTCCGCGCCACCGTCATCGTGTGGCGGGCGTCGTCGGACTGGGCGTCGTAGTAGCGGATCCCGCCGATCAGCGCCGAGCGCTTGAGCGCCGGCACCATCCGCAGCGCGCCGGCCCGGGTCAGGTGCTTCTGCCCCGGGACGCTGCGGGCGCCGCCCATCGTGTCGTACATCAGCAGCCCCGCCGCGGTGTACGGCCGCTCCCACACGCGGTGCGTCAGCGGGTAGAGGAAGCTGACCGGCTTCACGAGGTGGGGCGCGATGGTCGTCAGCATCAGCTCGCGCTCGCGCAGGGCCTCGCGCACCAGGCCGAATTCGAGCTGCTCCAGGTACCGCAGGCCGCCGTGGAAGAGCTTGCTCGACCGGCTCGACGTCCCGGAGGCGAGGTCGCGGGCCTCGACGAGAGCGACCCGCAGCCCGCGCGTCGCGGCGTCCAGCGCCGTGCCCGCCCCGACCACGCCGCCGCCGATGACGACGAGGTCGAACGTTTCCTTGCCGAGCCGCTGCCACGTCTCTTCCCGCTTGACCGGGCCCAGTCGAGCCGGGTTCGTCTCCGCTGCGTGCTGCGCCACGTGACATCCTCCTCGTACCGCCGAGGCTTCCAGCATCGCACGACCTGGTGATCATCCGCCCGTCCACGGATGACACTTGTGGCGTAACCCTCCGCGATCTTGAAAAGATTCGGCTGCCCGGTGCTTGGAAGTACCTTCTACGCCCCGGTAACGTCGCGCGGACGTGGGTCGGCAACGGTGCCGTGGCACGCCGTGATCGACCCTGCGCAGAGTGTCCAGTGTGGAGGTGCAGCGGTGAGTGCTGGGGCAATAATCGTCTGGGAACTACTGGGAACGGCGACACTGATCCTGCTCGGCAACGGCGTGGTGGCCAACCACGTACTGCGCAAGAACAACGGTCACAACGCGGGCTTCCTGTTCATCAACCTCGGCTGGGCCTTCGCCGTGTTCACCGGCGCCAGCATCGCCGCGCCCAGTGGCGCGCACCTCAACCCGGCGGTGACCCTCGGGCTCGCGATCGCTGGCGACAAAGGAGTGAGCTGGGCCGACGTCCCGTTCTACTTCATCGGGCAGATGGCAGGCGCCATCCTCGGCGCGGTGCTCTGCTGGGCGACCTACAAGCTCCAGTTCGACGACCACCCCGAGCCCGAGAACACCCTGGGCATCTTCTCCACCGGACCGCAGATCCAGAACACCGCGTGGAACCTCGTCACCGAGATCATCGGCACGTTCGTCCTGGTTGCCTGGATTCTCCTGAGCCCGGTCTACGCCACCGGCGACGGCGGGACGCCGAACTTCGGCAACTCCGCGCTGGGCTACGCGGGCGTGTCGTTCGTGGTGCTCGTGATCGGTGCCTCGCTCGGTGGCCCGACGGGCTACGCCATCAACCCGGCCCGCGACCTCGGCCCGCGCATCGCCTACGCGTTCCTGCTGCCCATCCGCAACAAGGCGAACGCCAACTGGGGCTACTCGTGGATCCCGGTCGTCGGCCCGCTGGTCGGCGGTGCGATCGCCGCGCTGGTCTACCTCCTCGTCCACAACCTGACCTGATCGCCCTCCCTCTCGGATTCCTGGAGTACAGATGACTTCGTACGTAGCCGCGATCGACCAGGGCACCACCTCGACCCGGTGCATGATCTTCAACCACGAAGGCCGCGTGGTCTCCGTCGACCAGCGCGAGCACGAGCAGATCTTCCCCCGCGCCGGCTGGGTGGAGCACAACGCGGAAGAGATCTGGGAGAACACGCGCCGGGTCGCCGCCGGCGCGCTGGCCAAGGCCGACCTGACCGCCAAGGACATCGTCGCCGTCGGCATCACCAACCAGCGCGAGACCGCGCTCGTCTGGGACAAGACGACCGGCAAGCCGGTGTACAACGCGATCGTCTGGCAGGACACCCGCACCGACAAGATCGTCACCGAGCTCGGCAACCTCGGCGGCGGCCAGGAGCGCTACCGCGACAAGGTCGGCCTCCCGCTCGCGACCTACTTCTCCGGGCCCAAGGTCAAGTGGATCCTGGACAACGTCGAGGGCGCGCGCGAGAAGGCCGAGGCCGGTGACCTGATCTTCGGCAACATGGACACCTGGGTGCTGTGGAACATGACGGGCGGGGCCGACGGCGGCGTGCACGTCACCGACCCGACCAACGCCTCCCGCACCATGCTGATGGACCTCGACACCCTGCAGTGGGACGCCGAGATCGCCGGCGAGATGGGCATCCCCCTTTCGATGCTGCCGGAGATCCGCTCCTCGTCCGAGGAGTACGGCAAGGTCCGCGAGAAGGGCGCGCTGGCCGGCGTCCCGATCGCGGGCATCCTGGGCGACCAGCAGGCCGCGACGTTCGGCCAGGCCTGCCTCTCGCCCGGCGAAGCCAAGAACACCTACGGCACCGGCAACTTCATGCTGCTCAACACCGGCACCGAGAAGGTGATGTCGCAGAACGGGCTGCTCACCACGGTCTGCTACAAGATCGGCTCGAACGACACGGTCTACGCGCTGGAAGGCTCCGTCGCCGTCACCGGTTCGCTGGTGCAGTGGCTGCGCGACAACCTCGGCCTGATCACGACCGCGGCCGAGATCGAGGAGCACGCACGCAGCGTCGAGGACAACGGCGGCGCGTACTTCGTCCCGGCGTTCTCGGGTCTGTTCGCTCCTTACTGGCGCTCCGACGCTCGCGGCGCGATCGTCGGGCTCACCCGGTTCGTCAACAAGGGCCACCTCGCCCGCGCGGTGCTGGAGGCGACCGCCTTCCAGTCACGCGAGGTCATCGACGCGATGAACGCCGACTCCGGAGTCCCGCTGAAGTCGCTCAAGGTCGACGGCGGCATGGTCGTCAACGAGCTGCTCATGCAGTTCCAGGCCGACATCCTCGGCGTGCCGGTGATCCGCCCGGTGGTCAACGAGACCACCGCGCTGGGTGCCGCCTACGCCGCCGGCCTCGCCGTCGGGTTCTGGAAGTCCGAGGACGACATCCGCACCAACTGGGCCCAGGACAAGCAGTGGGACCCGTCGATGGACGACTCCCGCCGCGAGCGCGAGTACCGCAACTGGAAGAAGGCCGTCACCAAGACCTTCGACTGGATCTCCGAAGAGGACTGACCGGCCGGGGCCGGGGGTGCCGCCTGCCGGCGCTCCCGGCCCGCCCGGTCACACCTCCCAGCCCTCCGGCTCGCCGGATTGCTCGTTCGGCGCGATGATCATGAACGGCACACCCTGGTCGTCGGCGACCCGTACCTGGCGTCCGTACGGCGAGTCGAAGGGCTTTCCGTCGACCGTGCCGCCGAGCTCGGTCACCTTGGCCGCGCTCGCGTCGGCGTCCGCCACCCAGAAGTACGCCGCCCAGTAGGACGGCACCTCTGGTGGCGCCGCGGCCGGCACCGTGCCGACCCCGCCGACCGGTCGCCCGTCGAGCAGCAGGACCGCGTACGAGAAGTCGTCGCCGGAGATGTCCTGGAAGCCGTAGCCGAAGACCTGCTCGTAGAACGGTTTCGCCGCGGCGAAGTCCCG includes:
- a CDS encoding GNAT family N-acetyltransferase — translated: MEPVEINAGTYYLRQLRADRHIDDRPLLMEAFADPTHRKYVLNYRLRTLDEATEYVALRAAQWAGDERCSWAIAEPTSGRLLGEVGLRELNLDASYAEATIWVHPAERGKGIATTALNAALRFGFGGLGLTEVSYRYEESNAASAIVAERCGFTLVGPEAERAPTGERLIRWHRTS
- a CDS encoding DUF1707 SHOCT-like domain-containing protein, encoding MGDMRLSDAERQDALDVLEEHVRTGRLDIDEYGARTAKVTAAKRVSELIPLFDDLPSPRPSALLNGAAAPGVPVMSGESPLAGFLTRSAVPIAIVLAIVVLILSRGRLLIISVALPLVVAAIAGMRRRRS
- a CDS encoding acetyl/propionyl/methylcrotonyl-CoA carboxylase subunit alpha, with amino-acid sequence MAEQVGETTGGPVTKILVANRGEIAVRVIRAAKDAGLASVAVYADPDRDAPHVRLADEAFALGGTTAAESYLNFDKILDAAKRSGADSVHPGYGFLSENADFAQAVLDAALTWIGPSPQAIRDLGDKVTARHIAMRAGAPLVPGTKEPVKDATEIVAFADEHGLPVAIKAAFGGGGRGLKVARTREEIPELFESATREAVAAFGRGECFVERYLDKPRHVEAQVLADMHGNAIVVGTRDCSLQRRHQKLVEEAPAPFLSDEQRKRIHESAKAICKEAGYYGAGTVEYLVAVDGTISFLEVNTRLQVEHPVSEETTGLDLVREMFRIARGEPLRITSDPEPRGHSIEFRINGEDAGRGFLPAPGTVTKFVAPSGPGVRVDSGVESGSVIGGQFDSMLAKLIVTGSDRNNALERSRRALDEMVVEGMATVLPFDRVIVNDPAFIGDETGFSVHTRWIETEFDNKIEPFVAPDVEAAEEEPRQNVVVEVGGRRLEVSLPGGFALEGGGGGGTAVKAKPRKRAGGTKAAVSGDAVTAPMQGTIVKVAVEEGQTVEAGELIVVLEAMKMENPVTAHKAGTVTGLSVEVGAAVTQGTQLLEIK
- a CDS encoding MIP/aquaporin family protein codes for the protein MSAGAIIVWELLGTATLILLGNGVVANHVLRKNNGHNAGFLFINLGWAFAVFTGASIAAPSGAHLNPAVTLGLAIAGDKGVSWADVPFYFIGQMAGAILGAVLCWATYKLQFDDHPEPENTLGIFSTGPQIQNTAWNLVTEIIGTFVLVAWILLSPVYATGDGGTPNFGNSALGYAGVSFVVLVIGASLGGPTGYAINPARDLGPRIAYAFLLPIRNKANANWGYSWIPVVGPLVGGAIAALVYLLVHNLT
- a CDS encoding DUF1707 SHOCT-like domain-containing protein — protein: MTEVPSPQLRISDQNRESALSALGEHMTAGRLDIDEYGERSARITAAKTRGELGEIFADLPAPHPAYEDVPQAVAAPEPAAPAPRPSGTPENWSPPQRFVAAIFPLTLIAAIALIATGTVGWAIIFLPIGVGVFGKAMWGHGWNHDQRHRDRHERHVRDRQRRRELRDSYRRELGR
- a CDS encoding glycerol-3-phosphate dehydrogenase/oxidase, with product MLEASAVRGGCHVAQHAAETNPARLGPVKREETWQRLGKETFDLVVIGGGVVGAGTALDAATRGLRVALVEARDLASGTSSRSSKLFHGGLRYLEQLEFGLVREALRERELMLTTIAPHLVKPVSFLYPLTHRVWERPYTAAGLLMYDTMGGARSVPGQKHLTRAGALRMVPALKRSALIGGIRYYDAQSDDARHTMTVARTAAHYGAVVRTSTQVVGFLREADRVSGVRVRDVEDGRETEISAAAVINCTGVWTDELQRLSGGRGRFRVRASKGVHIVVARDRIVSESGMILRTEKSVLFVIPWRNHWIVGTTDTDWNLDLAHPAATKHDIDYILEHVNTVLATPLTHDDIEGVYAGLRPLLAGESEETSKLSREHAVARVAPGLVAIAGGKYTTYRVMAADAVDAAAVDLPGRSQPSITDKVPLLGADGYHALVNQADHLAAEHGLHPYRVRHLLDRYGSLVHEVLASAEGRPELLKPIEHAPDYLGVEVVYAASHEGALHLEDVLARRTRISIEYAHRGVDCAEQVATLVGEVLGWSPETVKHEIEVYRARVEAERKSQSQPSDEAADALRSAAPEARAGIVEPVS
- the glpK gene encoding glycerol kinase GlpK — its product is MTSYVAAIDQGTTSTRCMIFNHEGRVVSVDQREHEQIFPRAGWVEHNAEEIWENTRRVAAGALAKADLTAKDIVAVGITNQRETALVWDKTTGKPVYNAIVWQDTRTDKIVTELGNLGGGQERYRDKVGLPLATYFSGPKVKWILDNVEGAREKAEAGDLIFGNMDTWVLWNMTGGADGGVHVTDPTNASRTMLMDLDTLQWDAEIAGEMGIPLSMLPEIRSSSEEYGKVREKGALAGVPIAGILGDQQAATFGQACLSPGEAKNTYGTGNFMLLNTGTEKVMSQNGLLTTVCYKIGSNDTVYALEGSVAVTGSLVQWLRDNLGLITTAAEIEEHARSVEDNGGAYFVPAFSGLFAPYWRSDARGAIVGLTRFVNKGHLARAVLEATAFQSREVIDAMNADSGVPLKSLKVDGGMVVNELLMQFQADILGVPVIRPVVNETTALGAAYAAGLAVGFWKSEDDIRTNWAQDKQWDPSMDDSRREREYRNWKKAVTKTFDWISEED
- a CDS encoding SAV_915 family protein; this translates as MTNPNLPPALYLPTGPVSAETEGASIELRRTPDGRTALVAFTALDRLIDCCGEHQPWVLVNTEHLPKVHKANPYDVIVLDSPLPEELRHHV